A segment of the Methanomicrobiales archaeon genome:
CCTTCGGGATCATGCGGGACCATCCCGGTCGCCAGTTTGCCGTCGCCCCCTGCATGCGATGAGGGACAGCCCCGGATCGGGATCCTGCAGCCACGGAACGGCTATCAGGGAGAGCAGGGCAATCCCGTTTGCCGCCCGCACAGGATTCAGGATCGACCCATGGAGAGGCTCCCGGTCAGCGGCAGATTGCGACGGGGGTCCGGAATGCGGCGATGCCGGAGAGGGCGCAGCAACCGTAATGCGGCGGGCGGGCGATACCTGATCCGGCATGGTGAAGATGCTCATGGGTATCGGCAATCCCCTGCGGGGAGACGACGGAGCGGGCACGTTCGTGGCGGACATACTGCAGGCGCCCGGCTGGGTGGCCGTCAACTGCGGCACGGTCCCGGAGAACTGTACCCCGGTGGTGCGCAGGCTGCACCCGGAGGTGCTGCTGCTGGTGGACGCGGCGGAGATGGGCGTCCCGCCGGGGGAGTTCCGAAGGATCGGGATGGATCGGGTGGAACGCGTCGCTTTCAGCACGCACCACATGCCCCTCTCCCTCCTGATGGAGTTCCTGGCGGATGCCGCCGGCGAGATCGTCTTTGTGGGCATCCAGCCCGCCGCGATCGGCTGTGCGGGCGGGCTGTCGCCCGAGGTCCGGGCGGGGGTGCGGAGGCTCGTTGATGTCATCTCGAGCGGGGATCTGGATGCGATCCCCGCTCTAGAGACCGCATGA
Coding sequences within it:
- the hycI gene encoding hydrogenase maturation peptidase HycI, whose amino-acid sequence is MVKMLMGIGNPLRGDDGAGTFVADILQAPGWVAVNCGTVPENCTPVVRRLHPEVLLLVDAAEMGVPPGEFRRIGMDRVERVAFSTHHMPLSLLMEFLADAAGEIVFVGIQPAAIGCAGGLSPEVRAGVRRLVDVISSGDLDAIPALETA